Within the Oreochromis niloticus isolate F11D_XX linkage group LG14, O_niloticus_UMD_NMBU, whole genome shotgun sequence genome, the region AcagtttaattaatttattcagCATTACAAACATGCAGTTTTGTACACATGTACTTCTAAAATCTCCTTGAAGTCAACATGTGATCGAAACTGTTTAGTGTGGGTTCGCTTTGCATGAAATTAATTAAACCACGACACAATAATCAGAAAGATCAAATAAGAACTCTGAATAGCCAGATATTCTTGTCCAGTTCTTTTTGTGGCATATTTTTATCCCCTTCTGTACCTTAATGGAGTGCACAATCTTTCACAGCTATCACAGCACGATGTAACACAGTGGATCatgaatgttaaagttgacGAAAACAAGGTGAAACAAAAAGATCCAAAAGAGTTGAATTCATGCCAGAGTCATTGTTTTGgatttcattagtttttatgggtgtgcctaataaagtggccagtgggGTTAGTGCTTGAGGGAGCCAAAGCAGCAGCACTGCAGGAGCTGTGGGCTGCATCCTAATAAACTGGGATGACTGCAGTGGGAGCTGTGAATAACACAAACGTCACAATTATACAATCCCTGAAATTTTCCATTGAGTTTGAAACTCTAGAGCATGTCCCTGAAGTTTACATAATGTCAACATTACATACAAATATgcttgaaaagaaaacaatagaAATGTGGGCAACAATGTCCTGTTGTTGTCAAGGTGGTTGCTGTGAGCTGTAGATTTGGGGTTTGCCGCATtgtgttcatatatatataaaaactcaAAGTGGCAGAGTCATTATCCAAACACTAGATGGCCTGAATTTATATAAATATTGTCCAAGAAACTACAACGTAGTAAAAGCATAAGATAGCCAGGCCAAATACTGatagtatttatttttgtttgttggtttaCTACACTTTGCTCATAAAAGCTAATTTATTAAAAGTATTCATTGCACTATTTTTAAAGTTATCACTTATGATGTAGTTCCAAACCAAATATAATATTGGATCCTGTGAGTACAATATTGTGCATGAAAAGGAAAGTACCCACAATTGTGCATCAACCTAAGCTATAACATATTGATATTCAGTACTGCAGTGCTGTCAGTGCTTTATTTCCATGGAAATTTAAAGTCTTTCTCAGGATTTATGAAGGTCACATTAGGGAAATGTACATCTTACAACAAAAGCTAAAGCTCAGACCTTCCCCTGCATGTGACAGTGAAAGAAATGCTGGGATATATAAACCCCAACAGCAGCATAATGCTTACTTACAGAGTGTGAAGGAATCGATGAAAATCGCTCACTCAAACatgattcatgtttgttttgCATCCTGTTACTGACACAAAAGTGATTTATGTGTTGACCTTTTGATTCGCCGTTACTGTAAAACCAATTTCTCACAGCTGCTGTGGACATGGACCTGTTAAGAGCTTGGTGAGATGAGGTGTGCCTATTTGCGGTGACTTGGTTAGTTAATTTATATCCTATAGTCtgtgtttttctgcagttacaGACTCAAAGTGACAAATTGTACCTGACTTGTATTCATAGAGCAGAACCTCACTGTGCACTGCTGGATGGATGTGAGAGAGTGCACTGATGCAGCTGGTACTTGAAGTACAAAGCAGAGGGTCTGATATTAAATTACCACCTGACAGATGTTTGAGTGTGTCCGCTGATTATGGTTTTGAGCTGACCTTGTGGGACCTTAACGAGCATGCAGAGGGGGTCTCCACTGTGCTGTTTCCATTTAACAAGTCCACACTAtcacaatattttctttttcatagtGAAATTAACAGTTTAATGGAAATAACCAAAAAGACTCTCTTCTCCTCGCAGTCATGATGCTCTGAGGCCACTGCATGAGGCCGCCTGGGCGAACATGATGGAGGAGGCTGCCAGCCAGCTTGAAAGAGATCATGTACACAATGTCTACGACAAGATTGCTCCATATTTCAACGACAGCCGCTATAAAGCCTGGCCGAAGGTACGGCAGTTCCTCCTGGAACTGCAGCCTGGGAGCATCGTTGCTGACATTGGTGGGTCTCCAGCAGTAATGTGATCCTGAAAGTCCAATTACAGCTGGCttatattttttgtgttatGTTGTAGCTGACTGTCTTGTCTTTCCAGGTTGTGGTAATGGTAAGTATCTCCACATCAACAAGGACGTGTTCAAGCTGGGGTGTGACGTTTGTCGCCCCCTGGTGGATTTTGCCTGGAGCCAAGGACATGAGGTCCAGATGTGTGATGGGCTGCATTTGCCTTACAGAGACAGCTGCTTTGATGCTGTGCTCTCTATTGCAGGTAATGGTCAGAACTATAAGCAGTTATTAAAGATGAGATAagaggctttaaaaaaaaaaaaaattcactcaGTAACAGATCACTCCCTTCGTATGCATGAGCTCAAACGTCGCAGCCGTCATCTGCCTCAAATTAAGTTAACACATATAATGATAAACATCATATTACCACAAACTTGCGTTGCCAAGCCAACAGTGTGAAAAATAATTAGTGTCCtaccaaaaaaaaaggagtgtaATTAGGTCCAAACCGAACAGCTGCACTATTAATTTATCTTGCATTATACACACAGTGTACATGACACCTCATATATCCATGCTTAATGCTGACAAATTCATGTTTTTGTCACAGTCATTCATCATCTGTCCACCAAAGAGCGTCGTATTCGAGCAATAAAGGAGATGGCTCGCACTCTGCGAGTGGGCGGACGCATTATGATCTACGTGTGGGCCATGGAGCAGAAACGTCGTAAATTTGAGAAACAGGACATCTTTGTTCCTTGGAACCCGAATCCTCAATTCCTTCCAGGCCTCAACAAACCGAGGAGGAGAACCACAGCACAGAGTGTGAGCGAAGCCATagacaacactgaaaagcacaggaaGGTTAGAAGCACATCCTCTGTGGCAGACGAAGAAGATCTCGGTCGCACTACGCCACAGCAGAGGACACACAAACTGTGGTTCTTCTCCAGGTCTCTTGATTCTGTGTTCGACTTCGGAAGCTTGGGGATCTCCCGTTCATCCTCCAGAGACATGAGCACTTTATCTTCACCCACAGGTGAAAATGAGGGGAACAAGTTCAACCTGAGCGGGAGAGGACGAGGGCTTATCAAGCAAGTCTCAAGTTTCTTTTCTCCTCCATCTGTGATTGGATCAGAAGAGGATGTCTTCGTCACAGAGCAGCACAAGGGACCGAATAATTCTGGAGGCAATGGCACCACTAACAACAGCAGCCCAGTGTCTTTAGTCCAGGAGTGTGGCTCTCTGGCTCTACCAGATCTAGTCTCCTTGCAGGGGGAGGACCTAAAGCAGTCTGAAGATGAAAGAGATGGAGGGCTGCTGGGAGAAGAGCTGCAGGAAAGCACACAGAGTCCTCAGGGGAGTGAAGGGCAGGTGGAAGACTCCTGCCTGAGGTACTACCATGTCTTCAGGGAGGGAGAGCTGGCAGAGCTGATAGAGAATCATGTCGAAGAGCTTCATGTGAAACACACCTACTTTGATCACGCCAATTGGTGTGTGGTGGCAGAGAAAATTCAGGTATGGAAAATATGACCGGAACTTGTCATATTTGAGTTCACTTTGCATCGCCTCTGCCTCAAGTTTTAGCACTGAATTCCACATGTGAGAATAATGacattcttttcatttaaatgtgcaaatgtaGCCATTGTTGAAGGCCTAGGTAACACTAACATTCTCCAGTGCTGTAATTCTCTCGTGAACTATTtaaaaattagatttttatccatgtatttatttatttattttaatctggAACCAGCTATATGTCAGACCTTTTAGAAAGCAGCAAACAGATATTTTATGGAAGTGTTCAACAGTGGCCATTACTGTATGTtgtaccagatttttttttttttttaactatttattctttttcaaTAAATCTACAGTGTGTCTTTTAGAGTCAGTGTTTTGTTATTTAACCCTAGTGGGCTGCATCACAGCtattgatttgtattttaaaagaacatttctTCTCTTTGTGCTTTAAATACCAGCAAAAGAGAAATGTACAAAGCTACAGTATACTCTTCCCTCTGCTGTTATCTTTTAATATATTGATTTCAGTAGagaattctttctttctttgtgtctgCCCGTTTTAAAATCGCATGCTCCTTATCTCTCATTAAAAGGAGCCAAATTTGCAGCTAGTATCAGCTGTGGACTTCTTGGTAACGCTTCCTGTGAAACTGCTCGTGCGTACTTTTTCATTGCACTCTCATACAAGTTTAAAATTGTGCAGAATCTCTTCCAAAACATTAGTGccattttcttgttgttttactCTACAAGTGTTCCAGACAACATGTCGCCAGtgggcgtgtctgtgtgtgcgcgcctTTGATGTTGATATTTGCAATAGTGGCATTGTGTCTTGTAACAATTTGGTATGTCTCAGCAAATCAGAAAACTGCCTCATGTACTGTGAATAAACATTGCACTCTATCACAAGTATATCGCTGCTTGATGTCAGTGAATGACATAAGAATAGGTGAGACTTGAAAGACTGTTTATATCCATTGTGGTGCATTTCTTTATCTGTATAGTTTTTGTGGACCAACTAGGTTTGTCttaaaagtggcaaatgtcttATGTGAGCTGATGtaaatactttttgtttttttttattaaatttgtttttgttcatggGTGTTGTGTTGCTTTTACTCCCATTAACAACAAAGATCTGTTCATGTACATTTTATTTCCAGAATATTTAATTGTCACACAGGTACAATTTGGTAAATGGTAAGCTAAAAGTCTTTATAGCCAACTTACGCATACTATACTAGAATCATCACCAACATCCAAATGAAAGCCTTTTTATTTGACTTGTGAGGATTTTTAAATAATTCTTTCACATATAGTTATGTGAAAAAGATTTCCATAGGACTCTATGCAGTCTATACAGTAACttaattattttactgtatgACTGTATTGGTCTCTCACATTGTAGTGAAATcctggcccactcttctttctAATATTGCTTCAGTTCCATTAATGTTTAATGGCatttatttatgcacagctcttaAGAG harbors:
- the trmt9b gene encoding putative tRNA methyltransferase 9B is translated as MMEEAASQLERDHVHNVYDKIAPYFNDSRYKAWPKVRQFLLELQPGSIVADIGCGNGKYLHINKDVFKLGCDVCRPLVDFAWSQGHEVQMCDGLHLPYRDSCFDAVLSIAVIHHLSTKERRIRAIKEMARTLRVGGRIMIYVWAMEQKRRKFEKQDIFVPWNPNPQFLPGLNKPRRRTTAQSVSEAIDNTEKHRKVRSTSSVADEEDLGRTTPQQRTHKLWFFSRSLDSVFDFGSLGISRSSSRDMSTLSSPTGENEGNKFNLSGRGRGLIKQVSSFFSPPSVIGSEEDVFVTEQHKGPNNSGGNGTTNNSSPVSLVQECGSLALPDLVSLQGEDLKQSEDERDGGLLGEELQESTQSPQGSEGQVEDSCLRYYHVFREGELAELIENHVEELHVKHTYFDHANWCVVAEKIQVWKI